A genomic region of Stigmatopora nigra isolate UIUO_SnigA chromosome 16, RoL_Snig_1.1, whole genome shotgun sequence contains the following coding sequences:
- the LOC144209386 gene encoding regulator of G-protein signaling 20-like, with translation MTSLTVRGEDETIQRSACDRRADGADNCEESPKPTAEEAGSWTSSFEKVMKSAAGRSCFRQFLRTEFSEENMMFWLACEELKKETNKTVVEEKVRQIYEDFISILSPKEVSLDSRVRDVINRNMLEPTSHTFDDAQQQIYTLMQRDSYPRYINSSAYADLLKSLEEEEPTPTPPSPKP, from the exons ATGACAAG TTTAACCGTGCGAGGCGAAGACGAAACCATCCAGAGATCGGCGTGCGACCGCAGGGCAGACGGCGCCGACAACTGTGAAGAAAG CCCGAAACCCACAGCGGAGGAAGCCGGATCTTGGACGTCATCCTTCGAGAAAGTGATGAAAAGTGCCGCTGGGCGTTCTTGCTTCCGCCAATTCCTCCGCACGGAGTTCAGCGAGGAGAACATGATGTTCTGGCTAGCCTGTGAGGAACTCAAGAAGGAGACCAACAAGACGGTGGTGGAGGAGAAAGTACGGCAAATATACGAAGATTTCATCTCCATCCTCTCCCCGAAAGAG GTTAGCCTGGACTCACGAGTACGTGACGTTATCAACCGCAACATGTTGGAACCCACCTCGCATACTTTCGACGACGCCCAACAGCAGATCTACACTCTAATGCAGAGGGATTCGTACCCTCGCTACATCAACTCGTCTGCCTACGCCGACTTGCTCAAAAGcctggaagaagaagaaccaACGCCAACGCCGCCATCCCCAAAGCCATAG
- the LOC144209387 gene encoding acyl-protein thioesterase 1-like, translating to MCGNNMSAPLPAIVPAARKATAAVVFLHGLGDTGHGWAEAFGGIRIPHVKYICPHAPSMPVTLNMRMSMPSWFDIYGLNPDAQEDEAGIKRASDNIKAMIDQEVKNGIPSHRIILGGFSQGGALSLYTALSTQQKLAGVVALSCWLPMRNAFPQASAVGVNKDVAVLQCHGDADPLVPFSFGSRTAEKLKTLLDPHHLTFKSYPGLQHSACPEEMVDIKRFIEKQLPAVSEE from the exons ATGTGCGGTAATAACATGTCGGCACCTTTACCTGCCATCGTGCCTGCTGCCCGCAAAGCCACCGCGGCG GTTGTTTTCCTGCATGGCCTCGGTGACACGGG GCATGGCTGGGCTGAAGCTTTTGGTGGCATCAGAATACCACACGTCAAGTACATCTGTCCACATGC CCCTTCCATGCCTGTCACTTTAAACATGCGGATGTCCATGCCTTCCTG GTTTGATATTTACGGATTAAATCCGGACGCGCAAGAAGACGAAGCCGGCATCAAGAGAGCGTCGGACAACA TTAAAGCCATGATAGACCAAGAAGTCAAGAACGGCATTCCATCCCATAGAATCATCCTGGGTGGATTCTCACAg GGTGGCGCTCTGTCACTGTACACGGCTTTGAGCACCCAACAGAAGCTGGCTGGGGTGGTCGCTCTCAGCTGTTGGCTTCCAATGCGCAATGCCTTCCCTCAA GCGTCAGCTGTGGGAGTCAACAAGGACGTAGCGGTACTTCAATGCCACGGCGACGCTGACCCTCTGGTGCCGTTCTCTTTCGGAAGTCGTACCGCCGAAAAATTGAAGACCCTCTTGGACCCCCATCATCTCACTTTCAAGTCCTACCCGGGCCTCCAGCACAGCGCCTGTCCGGAG GAAATGGTGGACATCAAACGTTTTATCGAGAAGCAACTGCCCGCCGTCAGCGAGGAATGA